TCGCCATCGGCGGCTTCACCCTGCTGTACCTGCTGCTCGCCGTCCTCGGCGTGATCGGCGGCCTGCTGGTGATGCGGCTGCCTGACCTCGGAAAAGAAGGAGACCCGCGATGGGCACAACTGACGGTGACACGATGACCCTGGTGATCGGCGGGTGGGAGCTGCGCGACACCGCCGAGGGCGTCGGCGATGCGCTGGCGCTCTCGACCGGCGACTCGCAGGAGTGGCTCGCCGCAGTCATCCCCGGCGGTGTGCACCCCACGCTCATCGCGGCGGGGCGCCTGCCCGACCCGTTCGCGGATGACAACCTCTCGAAGCACCGATGGATCGAGAACCGTGACTGGTGGTATCGCGCGCGCTTCGACGCCGAGGCGGGTGACGTCCGGATCACAGCCGACGGGCTGGACACGATCGCCGAGCTCTTCATCGACGGACGGTCGATCGGTCATCACGCCAACCAGTTCCGTCCCGCCGAGTTCGACGTGACGCTCGAGACGGGCGGCGAGCACGTGATGCTCATCCGCTTCTCGCGCCCCCTGCCTCACAGCTCCGAAGCGGAGGAGAACGGCAACAAGGGGGCCGCGAAGGTGGCGGCGGGTCTGCGCAAGGCGACCTTCTCGTGGGGGTGGGACTTCGGTCCTCGTCTGCCCTCGATCGGCCTCTCCGGTGACGTCATCGTGGAGCGCGCCGCACGAACCCGGCTCGCCGCGCCCCATGCGCACACCTCTTTCCTGGCGTCCGACCACTCGCGGGCGCGCGTGGTCGTGGGCGTCGAGGTCGAGAACCTCGGGGCCGCCGGCGCTGTGCCGCTGTCGGTCGACGCGGTCCTGACCTCTCCCGGCGGCACCGCGCACGCGCAGTCCGTCGCCGTCGTCGACGGGATCGCCTCGATCGAGCTGGTCGTCGACGACCCCGACCTATGGTGGACGCATGACCTGGGCCGACCCGCCCTGCACGACCTGCGCGTCGACCTGCGCAGCGCCGAGGGCATCGTCGACACGCATAGCTCTCGAGTGGGCATCCGCACGATCGACCTGTCACGTCCCATCGATCCTGTCGACGGCGGGCGACTCTTCCAGTTCGTCCTGAACGGCGTGCCGGTGTTCGCCCGCGGCGCGAACTGGGTGCCGCCGAGCCCTCTCGTCGGAGTCGTCGACGCGCCCCTGCGGCGCGAGCTGGTGCAGCGCGCCGCCGAGGGCGGGATGTCGATGCTGCGCGTGTGGGGAGGCGGCATCTACGAGCACGACGTCTTCTACGACGCGTGCGACGAGCTCGGCATCCTCGTCTGGCAGGACTTCATGTTCGCCTGCGTCGCCTATCCGGGCGACGACCCCGCCTTCGCCGCGGAGGTCGAGAACGAGGCGCGGCATCAGATCCGACGCCTGCGCAGCCGGGCATGCCTGGCACTGTGGTGCGGCAACAACGAGACAGAGGCCCTCGCGGCCATCTTCGAGCACGAATCCGGCAGCTCGGCGGGCGAGTGGGGGCACCATCTCTTCCACACCGTGCTCCCCCGGGCGCTCGACGGACTCGACGACGTCACCCCCTACTGGCCGGGAAGCCCCTGGGGCGAGACAACCGACGAGCTCAACGGCTTCCGAGACGGTGACCGGCACTCGTGGGAGGTCTGGCACGGACGTGACGGCGCCCCGTTCTTCACCGAGCTCGCCGGCCGCGATGACCGCCCCGGCCATGCACGGCATTGGCGTCGCTACGCCGCCGACACGGGCCGGTTCATCGCCGAGTTCGGCGTGCTGTCCGCTCCCAATCGCGAAACGTTCGACAGATGGATGCCGGGAGCCCAGTTGCACGATGACGTGTTCGACACCCATCTCACCGATCGCCCCGGCGACAAGATCGAGCAGATCATGGAGATCGCCACGGGCCTTCCCGGCGAACTCGACCAGTACATCGACTCGACGCAGAGCGTGCAGGCCGAGTCGGTGCTGTTCGCGGTCGAGCACTTCCGGCGCCGGCAGCCCCGCACCGCCGGCACGCTGGTGTGGCAGCTCAACGACTGCTGGCCGGGAATGACGTGGTCGCTCATCGATGTCGACGGCACACCCAAGGCCGCGTACTACGCGATGGCTCGGGCCAGCGCACCCCTGGCGGTCAGCATCGCCGAGGACGGTCAGGGGGGCGTGGAGGTCTGGCTCGTCAACAACACCCGACGGTGCCGGCAGGTGCCCATCGACGTCGAGATCGGCACCTTCGACGGCGCGGATCGTGACCGTCAGCAGATCATCGGAGAGGCCGAGGCCGGCACGTCCGTGCTCGTCTGGTCGACGACCGTTGCCGCCGACGAGCGGCACTACGTCTGGGCGTCGAGTCCCGACGACGCGTTCCCCATCGCCCGCAAGCACTTCGTCGACCCCGGCGCCCTGCAGATCGATCCGCCGCGCCTCTCGTGGAGCATCGACGGCCCCTACCTCGACCTCGTCTCGACGGGCTACAACTACGGCATCCGCATCTCCCACCCCGAACCGACGACGCGCCTGAGCGACAACTGGTTCGACATGCGCGACGGCGATCGACGACGGATTCTCGTGCAGAACGTCGACCCGGCCTTGCTGCACGTCGGTCCGAGCCGATTGCATGGACTCGAGCACCGGAAAGAGGACGCATGAGCGAGACGATGACCACGACCGCCCGCATCAGCACGGGTGACCTGCGGGGTCGGCGCACCGGAGGCGTCGACAGCTACCTGGGCATCCCCTACGCCGCGCCGCCGATCGGAGAGCTGCGGTTCCGCGAGGCCGCACCCGTCGCGCCCTGGGACGACGTGCGCGACGCGACGACGATGGGACCCACCGCTCCGCAGAACGAGCTGTCTGCGTTGTCGGCGCGGTACCTGCCGAACGTCGTCGCACTGGGCGACGAGTATCTGAACCTCAACGTCTGGGCACCCGCCGACGCGGTGGACTGCCCGGTGATGGTGTGGATCCACGGCGGATCCCTCCGTCACGGCTCCAACGCCCTCGACGGATACGACGGCACGGCGTTCGCTCGCGACGGTGTGGTGCTCGTGAGCATCAACTACCGCCTCGCCTTCGAAGGCTTCGCGGTGATCGAGGGCGCTCCGCTCAATGTGGGATACAGCGACGTGGTCGCGGCCCTGCGCTGGGTGCAGGCCGAGATCGCCGCGTTCGGCGGCGACCCTGAGTCGGTGACGATCTTCGGGGAGTCCGCGGGCGCGGTCATCGTCAGCAACCTGATGGTCGGCGCTCACGCCGGCAGTCTCTTCCACCAGGTGATCGTCCAGAGCGGGATGCCGGCTGCGGCGAAACCCGCCGAGTCGGTGCGGGCCACGCGCGCACTGAGTCGCGTCCTGGGCATCCCTGCCACGCGGGACGCGTTCTCCGCCGTACCGGTCGAGCGCATGATCCAGGCGGATCGCGAGACCAAGAACCACCCCGATCGGCGGATCAAGGAGGCCGGCTGGAACGCCACCATCGGCGGCCCGTCCGTCGAGCGCGACCCGATGGACGCCGCCATGACCGACGTGGCCGATGGGCTGCGAGTGCTCGCCGGGTGGACCTCGGAGGAGCACACGTTCTTCCGCCTCGACACCCCCGTCGGGCGCGTCCTCTTCGCCCTGGCCTGCGCGAAGGTCGGCGCGGGCCCCCGGGTCGTTCGCGCCTACCGTCGCGCCTGCCCCACAGCGACACGAGCCGAGCTGATGGTCATCATGACCATCGACAGGATCCTGCGTCTGCCGATGAACAAGGTCGCGGACGGGCGTCTCAGACGAGGTGCGCGCACCTGGTTCTACGAGTTCGACTGGGGCAGCCCCATCGACGGTCTCGGTGCCACACACGCGGTCGAGCTGCCGTTCGTCTTCGACACGCTCGCCTCGCCCGACTGGACGAACTTCATCGGAACCGAAGCCCCCCAGCGCCTGGCCGACGAGGTGCACGCCGCCTGGGTGCGCTTCGCGAAGACCGGCGATCCCGGTTGGCGAGAGTGGGATGCCGACCGACCGACGATGGTGTTCGGAGCCGAGCGCTCCGAAGTGGTGGACCGCCGACGCGATGCGCAGCTCGCCGTCTGGCGCGAGCGTGAGGGCGATCGACGATGAGCGACCACGAGCCGGTGTTCGACGCGGACACCCCCTTCGTCGAGGTGCTGCGGTGCTGGGCCGAGCACGACCCCGACCGCGCGGCCGTATCCGATCCTGATCGCACGCTCACGCGTGCCCAGCTCGACGCCGACAGTGACGCTCTCGCCGACGCCTTCGCTGAGCAGGGTGTGCGCGCGGGTTCCTTCGTGACGATCGCGCTGCCGAACGAGGTGGCGTTCTTCACCGCCGTCGTCGCCGCTTGGAAGCTGGGCGCGACGCCTCAGCCGGTGTCGTCGCGCAGCCCGGATGCTGAGCTGGCACGCGTCCTCGAGCTGGCGAAGCCCGCGCTGGTCGTGGGCCGGCGGGTCGACGGTGTGCCGAGCATCCTCCTCCCTCTCGAGAGACGCGACGACACGGGCCGCCGCTCGCATGAGGCCGTCGCGGCATCCTGGAAGGCACCGCTCTCGGGCGGCAGCACTGGCGCCCCGAAGCTGATCGTCTCGACTCTGCCGGCACGGTACGGCAGCCTCGCCCCGTTCGCACCGCTGGTGCGGATGAGGTCGCAGGGGATCAGCGTCATCCCGACACCGTTGTCACACAACATGGGCCTGCTGTTCGGGACCCTGACGCTGCTCACCGGCGGTGAGGTGGTCATCCTGCCGCGATTCACACCGGAGTCGTTCGTGCGGGTCATCGACGAACGACGGGCGACCTGGGCGATCGCGGTGCCGACCATGCTGCACCGGACGGAGCGTCTGATGAGCGAGGGCGGTCTCGCAGATCTGTCGAGCCTGGAGGCCGTCGCCGTCGGCGCCTCGGCATGCCCTCAGCGTCTGAAGGAGTTCTGGGCCGACCGTCTCGGCCCAGAGCGGATGATCGAGTTCTATTCGACGACCGAGAATCAGGTGATCGTCCTCGCAAACGGACACACCTGGCGCTCGCACCCGGGCTCGGTCGGCCGCGTCGTGCTGGGAGAGCTCGAGGTTCGCGACGACACCGGAGCCGGGGTTCCGGAGGGGACCGTCGGTGAACTGTGGATGCGGCGCGGCGCCACGGAGCCGATCCCCTACCGATACCTCGGTGCCCAGGCACGACGAGACGACGACGGATGGGACTCGGTCGGTGACCTCGGCAGCATCCGCGACGGATACGTGTACCTCGCCGATCGGGCCTCGGACATGATCATCGTCGGCGGAAGCAACGTCTACCCCGCTGAGGTGGAAGCCGCCCTCGAAGAGCATCCGCTCGTGCAGTCGAGTTGCGTGGTCGGCCGCCCGGACGACGAATACGGCAGTCGCCTGCACGCCATCGTGCAGGCGACATCCCCTCTGACCGGGGAGGAGCTCATCGCGCATCTGCGGGAGCGACTGACGCCGTACAAGATCCCTCGCACGTACACCTGGACGGCCGATGCCATCCGAGACGACGCGGGGAAGGTACGTCGCAGCGCCTGGCGAGAAAAGGTCCTCGCAGAGTGACGCGTCAGGCCGACGCGTCGAGGATCCGGTGCGCGATCGATCGCCACACCGGAAGGAGGGGCTCGTCGTCCGCAGGACGCGGGTCGAACAGGTAGGTCATCGCGACGCCGCGCATGCTCGTGTTGATGACGGCCACGAGACTGTCGAAATCGGGATGCGCTGCATGCGCGGGTCCGAAGACCTCGGCGATGACCTCGCGGATGCGGCGACCGAGCTCGCGCTCCCGCGGCTTCAGAGCGGCGGTCAGTTCTGCGCTGTGCGGGGAGGCGACCCAGAGCTGCATCGCCGCTCGGAACAGCGGCCCTTGAAAGCTCTCCCACATGAGGCCGACCGAGCTGTCGATGTCGCGGGCCGGCGCCCCGGGCTCCGGTTCTGCGATCCCGCCCTCCCGCCGGCGCGCGAGATCTTGAACGGCCGCGACGAGCAGGTCTTCGCGCGAGGGGAACTGGTGCAGCAGACTGCCGCGGGACACTCCCGCCATCTGCTGGATGCGCGAAGTAGTCGCCGCTGAATACCCCTCGTCGGCGAGACAGGTGACGGCCGCATCGAGGATGCGACGGCGCGTCTCTCGCGAACGTTCCTGGACGGGAAGAGCAGGACGTGCAGACTCTGTCATCCTCCGAATTTAGCCCGCCCGTGACGATCGCGACGCAAATTCGTCCTGAATTAGTCAAATTTGACTAATTATTGGTGCGCGGTAAAGGTGGAGGTATCCGTCCCTCGCTACCGGAGGTCTCATGCTCGCCGAGGAAGCTCTGCCACACACGCCTTCGACGCCACGGGCGACCACCCGTACCATCGTGGGACGATCGATCGCCATCGCCGTGCTCACTGCGATCGGGGGCCTGTTCGCCTGGCTGAACGACTCCCCGTGGTGGGCATGGGGGCTCGCCGGTGTGCCCGTCGCGCTGACCGCGATCGTGCTGGCGCTTCCCCTCATGCGCCGTCGGTGGCTGCGCGCCACGGCATGGACGCTCGGAGCAGCACTCACCGTGACGGCGGCGATCAGCGCGGGACCTGCCGTCCAAGCGATGGCAGCGGTCAGGAGCGGTGTCCCGTCGACATCGACCGTGGACACGACGGAGGGTCCTGTTGCCGGCGTCATCGACGGCAACAGAGCAGTCGAAGTCTTTGCCGGCATCCCATATGCGAAGCCGCCGGTCGGCGACCTGCGGTGGCAGGCGCCGGAACGCCCGTCCGTCCGGAAGGGCATCTTCCACGCTGACCACTTCTCCGATATCGCGATGCAGGATGGCTCGGACTTCCTCACCCGAGCGCTCCCGAAGATCATCCCCTTTCCGTTGCGGCCCGGACTGCGGAACACCTCACCCATGAGCGAGGACGCCCTGACCCTGAATATCTGGCGGAGCACCCGGCCTAGCACGGAAAAGCGTCCGATACTCGTCTACATCCACGGCGGCGGGTTCCGGAGCGGATCCAGCGCCGTACCGCTGTACGACGGTGCGAACCTCGCGTCGCACGGCGATGCGATCGTCGTCACCATCAACTACCGCCTCGGCGTCTTCGGATACCTCTCGCACCCCGACCTCGCGGCGGAGTCACCCGAGGGGGTCTCGGGCAACTTCGGCACGCTCGACCAGCTGGCGGCTCTGCGCTGGATCGACGAGAACGCCGCAGCCTTCGGTGGCGACAACACCCGTGTCACGATCGCCGGGGAGTCAGCCGGCGGCGAAGCGGTCTGCATCCTCGGCGCGACACGCCTGGCCGCCGGACTCGTCGACGGGATCATCGGTGAGAGCGGCGCGTGCATGGGAACCACCGGCGATGTCAAGGCCGGCGACCAGGGTGACACGCGTGCTGTCGCGGAGCAGGCCGGCGAGCGCCTCTCGGATCAGCTCGACATGAGCATCGCCGAGATGCGCGAGCTGCCCGCCGAAGAGCTGCAGCGCGCGGCCGCGGATCTGGCGGAACACTGGCGGCCCTCGGTCGACGGCCACGTGCTCACTCGTTCCCCGGTGGAGATCTACGCGCGGGGCGAACAACTGGATGTCCCGCATCTGCTCGGCAGCAACGCCGATGAGGCATCGCTGGGACTCGCAGTACCGCTCGGAGGCTCCCTGGAGGACTTCCGGCGCTCGGCGCACGAGACGTACGGCGACGACGCCGAGGAGTTCCTGCGTCTGTATCCGGCGACGGAGGAGAATGCGCCGGAGGTGCAGGCGCAGGCCGACACCGACCGCGTCATGACGGCGGCGATGTACCGGTGGGCCCAGCTGCACGGAACGCACACGTCATCCCCGACGTTCCTCTACTTCTTCTCGCACGTTCCGCCCGATCCGCGCCTCCAGCATTTCGGCGCGTACCACGGCGCCGAGGTGCTGTACGCCTATGACAATCTCGAGGCGGGCGACGACGCACGCTACGGCGCCGATGACTATGCGCTGCGCGACCAGATGAGCACCTACTGGCTGAACTTCGTGAAGACGGGCGATCCGAACGGCGACTCACTCCCCGCGTGGCCACGCTTCACCGACGCCCCGGACCAGGTGATGGAGTTCGACCACGGCAGTCGGGTCGCTCCGCGCCCGCAGCCGGAACAGGTCGACTTCTGGATGAAGTACACCGGACCCGTCGCGTAGCGACCGAGTGTCAGTGCGTCAGCGTCATGGGAGGACGGGGTTTCCCAGGATCGTCTCGATCTCGGCCCACAGCGCTGCGCCGACTGCCTCATCGGAGCTGCTGGGCACGGGTGTGGCGAAATGTGGTGAGCCTGACGCGCCATGCCGGGGGCCGATGTACGGACGCGCACCCAGCGACGGCGTCGCCACGGCGGCGATGGCCGACTGGGCTGCGGACTCCTTGCCCTGCACGAGACGCGCGAACACGGGCGCGACGGCAGGCGCCAGCAGGCGGACGATCCGTGATCGCTGGTGGAGCGGCGGCCTGTCGGGCGTGAGAGCGTCGATGGCTCCACCCGGATGCGAGACGACGGACCGCAGGCGCGAGCCCGATGCGATGAGGCGCCGGTCGAGCTCGAATCCCAGGATCTCGGCGGCGTGCTTCGACATCGCGTACGCGACTCGGGGGCGGTACGAAGTCTGCGCACGCCAGTTGTCGAGGTCGAAGGGGATCGCTTTCGTGAGCATGCTGCCGGTGCTGACTATGCGCGCGGCGCCAGCCCGCTGGAGCGCGGGCAGCGCGAGGCGCAGAAACTCCATGTGCGCCACGACGTTCACGTCGACGGTGGATTCGACCCCGAAGGCGCCGGTCGTGGAGGTGGGGGACGCGGCGATGACTCCGGCGTTCATCACCAGCCCGTCGAGCGTGCTCTCTCCGCCGATGAGGGCTCCGGCAGTTCGGATCGATTCCCGGTCGGACAGGTCGAGTTCCAGGTGACGATGTCGGCTCGGTTCGGGCAGCAGATCGATGGCGGCCTCCGCCCTGGTCGTGGAGCGCGCGGCGACGATGAGGCGTGCGCCCCGGCGAGCGAGCCCTTCTGCAATGAAGTAGCCGATGCCGCCGCTGGCGCCGGTGACGAGGATCGTGCGTCCGTCGAGTAGCGATATGTCCATGAGAGAGGGTTCTCGATTCAGTGAATTTTGTTCAGCACTTGAAGCTTTCGGACCGATAGTACAGCACTTGAAGTGAAGAGCGTTACGCTGAGTGCATGGCCTCTTCGCGAGAACAGCAGTTGTCGGAGGCGCTCTTCGCCGTCTACGACGTCGTCGCACGCACCGAGGAGGCTCTTGCGCCCGCCCTGCGCGAGTATGGGATCACCGCGACGACCGCGCATGTGCTCTGGACGATCGACCCCGGCGAACCGGCCCCGTCCATGCGCACCGTCGCCCAGCGGGCGCACTGCAGCCCCCAGAACGTGACGTTCA
The sequence above is a segment of the Microbacterium sp. Root553 genome. Coding sequences within it:
- a CDS encoding glycoside hydrolase family 2 protein, which translates into the protein MGTTDGDTMTLVIGGWELRDTAEGVGDALALSTGDSQEWLAAVIPGGVHPTLIAAGRLPDPFADDNLSKHRWIENRDWWYRARFDAEAGDVRITADGLDTIAELFIDGRSIGHHANQFRPAEFDVTLETGGEHVMLIRFSRPLPHSSEAEENGNKGAAKVAAGLRKATFSWGWDFGPRLPSIGLSGDVIVERAARTRLAAPHAHTSFLASDHSRARVVVGVEVENLGAAGAVPLSVDAVLTSPGGTAHAQSVAVVDGIASIELVVDDPDLWWTHDLGRPALHDLRVDLRSAEGIVDTHSSRVGIRTIDLSRPIDPVDGGRLFQFVLNGVPVFARGANWVPPSPLVGVVDAPLRRELVQRAAEGGMSMLRVWGGGIYEHDVFYDACDELGILVWQDFMFACVAYPGDDPAFAAEVENEARHQIRRLRSRACLALWCGNNETEALAAIFEHESGSSAGEWGHHLFHTVLPRALDGLDDVTPYWPGSPWGETTDELNGFRDGDRHSWEVWHGRDGAPFFTELAGRDDRPGHARHWRRYAADTGRFIAEFGVLSAPNRETFDRWMPGAQLHDDVFDTHLTDRPGDKIEQIMEIATGLPGELDQYIDSTQSVQAESVLFAVEHFRRRQPRTAGTLVWQLNDCWPGMTWSLIDVDGTPKAAYYAMARASAPLAVSIAEDGQGGVEVWLVNNTRRCRQVPIDVEIGTFDGADRDRQQIIGEAEAGTSVLVWSTTVAADERHYVWASSPDDAFPIARKHFVDPGALQIDPPRLSWSIDGPYLDLVSTGYNYGIRISHPEPTTRLSDNWFDMRDGDRRRILVQNVDPALLHVGPSRLHGLEHRKEDA
- a CDS encoding carboxylesterase/lipase family protein, with protein sequence MSETMTTTARISTGDLRGRRTGGVDSYLGIPYAAPPIGELRFREAAPVAPWDDVRDATTMGPTAPQNELSALSARYLPNVVALGDEYLNLNVWAPADAVDCPVMVWIHGGSLRHGSNALDGYDGTAFARDGVVLVSINYRLAFEGFAVIEGAPLNVGYSDVVAALRWVQAEIAAFGGDPESVTIFGESAGAVIVSNLMVGAHAGSLFHQVIVQSGMPAAAKPAESVRATRALSRVLGIPATRDAFSAVPVERMIQADRETKNHPDRRIKEAGWNATIGGPSVERDPMDAAMTDVADGLRVLAGWTSEEHTFFRLDTPVGRVLFALACAKVGAGPRVVRAYRRACPTATRAELMVIMTIDRILRLPMNKVADGRLRRGARTWFYEFDWGSPIDGLGATHAVELPFVFDTLASPDWTNFIGTEAPQRLADEVHAAWVRFAKTGDPGWREWDADRPTMVFGAERSEVVDRRRDAQLAVWREREGDRR
- a CDS encoding carboxylesterase/lipase family protein, which translates into the protein MGRSIAIAVLTAIGGLFAWLNDSPWWAWGLAGVPVALTAIVLALPLMRRRWLRATAWTLGAALTVTAAISAGPAVQAMAAVRSGVPSTSTVDTTEGPVAGVIDGNRAVEVFAGIPYAKPPVGDLRWQAPERPSVRKGIFHADHFSDIAMQDGSDFLTRALPKIIPFPLRPGLRNTSPMSEDALTLNIWRSTRPSTEKRPILVYIHGGGFRSGSSAVPLYDGANLASHGDAIVVTINYRLGVFGYLSHPDLAAESPEGVSGNFGTLDQLAALRWIDENAAAFGGDNTRVTIAGESAGGEAVCILGATRLAAGLVDGIIGESGACMGTTGDVKAGDQGDTRAVAEQAGERLSDQLDMSIAEMRELPAEELQRAAADLAEHWRPSVDGHVLTRSPVEIYARGEQLDVPHLLGSNADEASLGLAVPLGGSLEDFRRSAHETYGDDAEEFLRLYPATEENAPEVQAQADTDRVMTAAMYRWAQLHGTHTSSPTFLYFFSHVPPDPRLQHFGAYHGAEVLYAYDNLEAGDDARYGADDYALRDQMSTYWLNFVKTGDPNGDSLPAWPRFTDAPDQVMEFDHGSRVAPRPQPEQVDFWMKYTGPVA
- a CDS encoding AMP-binding protein — its product is MSDHEPVFDADTPFVEVLRCWAEHDPDRAAVSDPDRTLTRAQLDADSDALADAFAEQGVRAGSFVTIALPNEVAFFTAVVAAWKLGATPQPVSSRSPDAELARVLELAKPALVVGRRVDGVPSILLPLERRDDTGRRSHEAVAASWKAPLSGGSTGAPKLIVSTLPARYGSLAPFAPLVRMRSQGISVIPTPLSHNMGLLFGTLTLLTGGEVVILPRFTPESFVRVIDERRATWAIAVPTMLHRTERLMSEGGLADLSSLEAVAVGASACPQRLKEFWADRLGPERMIEFYSTTENQVIVLANGHTWRSHPGSVGRVVLGELEVRDDTGAGVPEGTVGELWMRRGATEPIPYRYLGAQARRDDDGWDSVGDLGSIRDGYVYLADRASDMIIVGGSNVYPAEVEAALEEHPLVQSSCVVGRPDDEYGSRLHAIVQATSPLTGEELIAHLRERLTPYKIPRTYTWTADAIRDDAGKVRRSAWREKVLAE
- a CDS encoding SDR family NAD(P)-dependent oxidoreductase, which codes for MDISLLDGRTILVTGASGGIGYFIAEGLARRGARLIVAARSTTRAEAAIDLLPEPSRHRHLELDLSDRESIRTAGALIGGESTLDGLVMNAGVIAASPTSTTGAFGVESTVDVNVVAHMEFLRLALPALQRAGAARIVSTGSMLTKAIPFDLDNWRAQTSYRPRVAYAMSKHAAEILGFELDRRLIASGSRLRSVVSHPGGAIDALTPDRPPLHQRSRIVRLLAPAVAPVFARLVQGKESAAQSAIAAVATPSLGARPYIGPRHGASGSPHFATPVPSSSDEAVGAALWAEIETILGNPVLP
- a CDS encoding TetR/AcrR family transcriptional regulator, which codes for MTESARPALPVQERSRETRRRILDAAVTCLADEGYSAATTSRIQQMAGVSRGSLLHQFPSREDLLVAAVQDLARRREGGIAEPEPGAPARDIDSSVGLMWESFQGPLFRAAMQLWVASPHSAELTAALKPRERELGRRIREVIAEVFGPAHAAHPDFDSLVAVINTSMRGVAMTYLFDPRPADDEPLLPVWRSIAHRILDASA